A region from the Nostoc sp. HK-01 genome encodes:
- a CDS encoding transcriptional regulator: MQTPSSTISHLIAAGFHALSDPLRINVLELLRQQELCVCDLCDALGVNQSKLSFHLKTLKEAGLVNSRQEGRWIYYSLNMPQFSVLEQYLADYRQQGVIPPVRSCCD, from the coding sequence ATGCAAACCCCTTCTTCTACTATTTCACATTTAATTGCTGCGGGCTTTCATGCTCTTTCTGATCCTCTGCGGATTAATGTGCTGGAACTATTGCGACAGCAAGAACTTTGTGTATGTGATTTGTGTGATGCGTTGGGGGTAAATCAGTCAAAACTTTCGTTTCACCTCAAGACTTTAAAGGAAGCTGGCTTAGTTAACTCCCGTCAAGAAGGACGTTGGATTTATTACAGTTTAAATATGCCGCAATTTAGTGTTTTAGAGCAATATTTAGCAGATTATCGTCAACAAGGCGTAATACCACCTGTACGCTCTTGCTGCGACTAA